One genomic segment of Oxobacter pfennigii includes these proteins:
- a CDS encoding MBL fold metallo-hydrolase RNA specificity domain-containing protein: MKIRFLGAARTVTGSCYYLEAAGRKFLVDCGMFQGNMAEHNSENFRFFPGDIDFMILTHAHIDHSGRIPLLVKKGFTGSIYCTSATAELIGIMLKDSGHIQEMEAQWETKKRLRKGLDPVEPLYTVEDAEKVAKYVVPVTYNKTITIDENISLTLKDAGHLLGSAIIILNINDEGKKKTITFTGDLGNVDIPIIRNYEYIDGTDYLITESTYGDRLHEMREETQSLYDIIINTMERGGNLVIPSFAVGRTQELLYILNYYLDIEKRHKLENVQIFMDSPLAIKATEIFEKHKECYDEEALKVLESDVAPLNFSNLNIIEKADDSKLLNNKKGIVIISSSGMCEAGRIKHHLKHNLWRKEATIAFVGYQAEGTLGRRILEGEKSVTIFGEKIAVLAEVECVPGLSGHADLNGILKWVKSIKNGVKKKIFITHGDAEAAENLKEKLKEVSNAEAIVPDLYETFEL, translated from the coding sequence ATGAAGATAAGATTTTTAGGCGCAGCCAGGACAGTTACAGGCTCCTGTTACTATTTAGAGGCTGCAGGAAGAAAATTTTTGGTGGACTGCGGAATGTTCCAGGGCAATATGGCAGAGCATAACTCAGAGAATTTTCGTTTTTTCCCTGGAGACATTGATTTTATGATTTTAACCCATGCCCACATAGACCATTCTGGAAGGATACCTCTTTTAGTCAAGAAAGGTTTTACAGGCAGCATATACTGCACATCGGCAACAGCAGAACTGATAGGTATAATGCTGAAAGACAGCGGACACATCCAGGAGATGGAAGCCCAGTGGGAGACTAAAAAAAGGCTCAGGAAGGGATTAGACCCGGTAGAGCCCTTATATACAGTTGAAGATGCGGAAAAGGTTGCAAAATATGTGGTGCCTGTAACCTATAATAAAACAATTACAATAGATGAAAACATCAGCCTGACTTTAAAAGACGCAGGACATCTTTTAGGTTCGGCCATCATCATTCTCAATATAAATGATGAAGGGAAGAAGAAGACAATAACCTTTACCGGTGATTTGGGAAATGTTGATATACCTATCATAAGGAATTATGAATATATAGATGGAACTGATTATCTCATAACGGAATCTACTTACGGTGACAGGCTTCATGAGATGAGGGAAGAAACTCAAAGCCTTTATGATATTATAATAAATACGATGGAAAGAGGCGGAAATCTAGTTATACCCTCCTTTGCTGTCGGAAGAACCCAGGAACTTTTGTATATTTTAAATTATTATTTGGATATTGAAAAAAGGCATAAGCTTGAAAATGTTCAGATATTTATGGACAGCCCTCTTGCCATTAAAGCGACGGAGATTTTTGAAAAGCATAAGGAATGCTATGATGAAGAAGCATTGAAGGTTTTAGAGAGCGACGTAGCTCCGCTTAATTTTTCAAACCTTAACATCATTGAAAAGGCGGATGATTCCAAGCTTCTGAATAATAAAAAAGGTATAGTTATTATTTCTTCCAGCGGCATGTGCGAAGCCGGAAGGATAAAGCACCATTTAAAGCATAATCTGTGGAGAAAGGAAGCCACAATTGCTTTCGTAGGATACCAGGCCGAGGGTACTTTAGGCCGAAGGATCTTAGAAGGCGAAAAATCCGTAACAATATTCGGAGAAAAAATTGCAGTGCTGGCAGAGGTTGAATGCGTACCCGGTCTGTCCGGCCACGCCGATTTGAACGGCATATTAAAATGGGTTAAGAGTATCAAAAACGGTGTAAAGAAAAAAATATTTATAACCCACGGAGACGCCGAAGCCGCCGAAAACCTTAAAGAGAAGCTTAAAGAAGTATCAAATGCCGAAGCCATTGTACCGGATTTATACGAAACATTTGAATTATAA
- a CDS encoding PAS domain S-box protein: MELSFMVLNSLTDRIAVLDKVGTIVYVNISWEKFAEENGAKPGTTGMGVNYFKVCDNAWDDLEYAKSTYQGIKEVLNGEKNNFTYEYPCRYKGKESWYRLNVSPLTGKRDYVVISHSDITRQKLIEEKFEENKEIYSALFEKNNSPILIINPETALIEGANPAALKFYGYSKKEIINMNINRINTLTDEEIRTKMSHAKSTKSRTFNFSHRLKDGRVRHVEVYSGPIVLKGKQLLYSIIHDETERKREFARAESLQQHRLDTKFPLEDKAELKSIYIPAMSVSGDFYQLYRLDDNKVVGIIGDVCGKGMTAALNVNAIKVLFSDGLLIDWEPIKILNYLNRQVIRHFEDDYIAVCCFLFDFSKKEVVIAGAGINQYMHKEASSSWSIETVKGPFLGMFEDSEFEQHIISFKEKDCFGFYTDGLDFIIDDLFESEKCLVLETQEKMKDYLSKTLFDVKKLYDDCTWLGVEIK; encoded by the coding sequence ATGGAACTCAGTTTTATGGTGCTTAATTCGCTTACAGACCGGATTGCAGTTTTGGACAAGGTAGGTACTATCGTATATGTAAACATTTCCTGGGAGAAATTTGCCGAAGAAAACGGTGCAAAGCCAGGGACAACCGGTATGGGAGTAAATTATTTTAAGGTTTGCGATAATGCCTGGGATGATTTGGAGTATGCGAAGAGCACTTATCAGGGAATAAAGGAAGTGTTGAATGGAGAGAAGAATAATTTCACCTATGAGTATCCCTGCCGCTATAAAGGAAAGGAATCATGGTATAGGCTGAATGTTTCTCCCCTCACCGGGAAAAGGGATTACGTCGTTATATCCCATTCGGATATAACGAGGCAAAAATTGATTGAGGAAAAATTTGAAGAAAATAAGGAGATATACAGTGCTTTATTTGAAAAAAACAATTCTCCCATTCTCATCATAAATCCCGAAACCGCTCTTATAGAAGGTGCCAATCCCGCAGCCCTGAAATTTTACGGATACAGCAAAAAAGAAATTATAAATATGAATATAAACCGCATCAATACTTTGACCGATGAAGAGATACGAACAAAAATGAGCCATGCTAAGAGCACCAAAAGCAGAACCTTTAATTTCAGCCACCGTTTAAAGGACGGAAGGGTAAGGCATGTGGAAGTATACAGCGGCCCCATAGTGTTAAAGGGAAAACAGCTTTTATATTCCATAATTCATGATGAGACGGAGCGAAAAAGGGAATTTGCAAGAGCCGAGAGCCTGCAGCAGCATCGGCTGGACACAAAGTTTCCCCTGGAAGACAAAGCAGAATTAAAGAGCATATACATACCTGCAATGTCTGTAAGCGGCGATTTCTATCAATTATACAGGCTGGATGACAATAAGGTAGTGGGTATCATAGGGGATGTCTGCGGGAAGGGAATGACCGCCGCATTAAATGTAAATGCCATAAAGGTGCTATTCAGCGACGGCCTGTTGATAGACTGGGAGCCAATTAAAATATTGAATTACTTAAACCGGCAGGTAATAAGGCATTTTGAAGATGATTACATTGCCGTATGCTGTTTTTTATTTGATTTTTCAAAAAAAGAGGTTGTAATTGCCGGCGCGGGTATAAATCAGTATATGCACAAAGAGGCTTCAAGCAGCTGGAGCATAGAAACAGTAAAAGGTCCGTTTTTGGGTATGTTTGAAGACAGTGAATTTGAGCAGCATATTATAAGCTTTAAGGAAAAGGACTGCTTTGGTTTTTACACCGACGGTCTGGATTTTATAATAGATGATTTATTTGAAAGTGAGAAGTGTTTGGTACTTGAGACCCAGGAAAAAATGAAGGATTACTTAAGCAAAACATTATTTGATGTTAAAAAGCTCTATGACGACTGTACATGGTTAGGGGTAGAAATCAAATGA
- a CDS encoding methyl-accepting chemotaxis protein, producing the protein MKLSIKIKLAGTFLMFIAIPMMILGFFSYRMSSGSLQQVIEQQLRQQNQDIAEAIDMTAQSVMKFIKAASRNEDVINASASLRTNEEAKDKAINYLTALKKDDSQLIESLVITDAYGVAMITDDSKNPDMNLSDRDYVKKALSGTEAMSEVLTSRITGNTVVAAAVPLISEGRVTGLIVATINFNEIVKASTEAIIGQNGYSYMIDRTGLLVSHPVTEKILAENLSDSDSRELVALVEKMKAGETGEGFYTYEGVYKFVRFQPVGDWVVALTANYDEYMAPARTILIDTIIITAAAIIIALFLAFFISSKEIVNPIRKMQKLMEIAGSGDLTARSDIKSKDELEALGNSFNDMMEHQSQIVSQVRAGAQELAASSEEMAASAEQVSSAAQQINLSIQEVSDNAEHQNGAVVTASQVLVQLSSLVQMAQNKAMSANKNAVETKEAAKYGRIKVEETVKAMDKISISTNDTAKVVAALNELSNKVGGIITTINAIAEQTNLLALNAAIEAARAGEHGKGFTVVAEEVRKLSEQSNTGANEIAMLVNEMIKHTEKAVSSIDGGKEAVENGVRIANETDKSFVNIINAVEQIVGDVEEIDDITKDEVATSDQVIKLIDTIATITETTSANSQEVSAATEEQTATIETIASTAEETSSLSAGLEELVRRFKVKGEKNDSISG; encoded by the coding sequence ATGAAATTAAGCATAAAGATCAAATTGGCGGGCACATTTCTTATGTTTATTGCCATACCAATGATGATTCTTGGTTTTTTCTCCTACAGGATGTCTTCCGGTTCACTTCAGCAAGTTATAGAGCAGCAGTTAAGGCAGCAAAACCAGGATATTGCTGAAGCAATAGACATGACAGCCCAGTCGGTTATGAAATTTATAAAGGCAGCCAGCCGCAACGAGGACGTTATCAATGCCTCGGCATCCTTAAGGACAAATGAAGAGGCCAAAGACAAGGCAATTAATTATCTTACAGCCTTGAAAAAAGATGACAGCCAGCTTATTGAAAGTCTGGTTATCACAGATGCATACGGGGTAGCGATGATTACGGACGATTCAAAGAACCCTGACATGAATTTAAGCGACCGGGACTATGTTAAAAAAGCTTTATCCGGCACTGAGGCAATGAGCGAGGTTTTGACATCGAGGATTACGGGCAATACCGTTGTTGCAGCAGCCGTTCCTTTAATATCCGAAGGAAGGGTTACGGGACTTATTGTTGCTACTATAAATTTTAATGAAATAGTGAAAGCCTCCACAGAAGCTATAATAGGGCAAAACGGTTATTCATATATGATTGACAGGACAGGTCTTTTAGTCAGCCATCCTGTAACAGAAAAGATACTGGCTGAAAATTTAAGTGACTCAGACAGCAGAGAGCTTGTCGCACTGGTGGAAAAAATGAAGGCGGGAGAAACGGGAGAAGGCTTTTATACATATGAAGGGGTCTACAAATTTGTGCGGTTCCAGCCTGTGGGAGACTGGGTGGTTGCATTAACAGCCAACTATGACGAATACATGGCACCTGCCAGGACAATACTTATTGATACCATAATAATCACAGCTGCAGCTATAATCATAGCTTTGTTCCTTGCATTTTTTATCTCATCAAAAGAGATAGTAAATCCCATAAGAAAGATGCAGAAATTAATGGAGATTGCCGGGAGCGGAGATTTGACAGCCCGTTCCGATATAAAATCCAAGGATGAACTGGAAGCACTGGGCAATTCCTTTAACGATATGATGGAGCACCAGTCACAAATTGTAAGCCAGGTAAGGGCAGGGGCTCAGGAATTGGCTGCTTCCTCCGAAGAGATGGCTGCTTCTGCTGAGCAGGTAAGCTCTGCTGCCCAGCAGATAAATTTAAGCATTCAGGAAGTTTCCGATAATGCCGAACACCAAAACGGTGCCGTAGTCACAGCTTCACAGGTTTTAGTACAGCTGTCCAGTTTGGTGCAGATGGCTCAGAATAAAGCCATGTCCGCCAATAAAAACGCCGTTGAGACCAAGGAAGCCGCAAAATACGGGCGTATTAAGGTTGAAGAAACCGTTAAGGCAATGGATAAAATAAGTATAAGCACAAATGATACGGCCAAAGTTGTCGCTGCTTTAAACGAGCTTTCCAACAAGGTAGGAGGCATCATTACCACAATAAATGCCATAGCAGAGCAAACAAACCTTCTTGCATTAAATGCAGCCATAGAAGCTGCCAGGGCAGGAGAGCACGGAAAAGGCTTTACCGTTGTAGCGGAAGAGGTCCGTAAATTATCAGAGCAGTCCAATACAGGGGCAAATGAGATTGCAATGCTTGTTAATGAAATGATAAAACATACTGAGAAGGCTGTAAGCTCCATAGACGGCGGCAAGGAAGCCGTTGAAAACGGAGTGAGAATAGCAAACGAAACCGACAAATCCTTTGTGAATATTATAAATGCCGTTGAGCAGATAGTAGGGGACGTAGAAGAGATAGACGATATTACAAAGGATGAGGTAGCAACATCAGATCAGGTAATAAAATTGATCGATACAATAGCAACCATTACCGAAACCACATCGGCAAACAGCCAGGAGGTTTCCGCAGCAACAGAAGAACAGACAGCAACCATCGAGACCATTGCGTCAACCGCAGAGGAAACAAGCAGCTTGTCGGCAGGCTTAGAGGAATTGGTAAGAAGGTTTAAGGTAAAGGGGGAGAAAAATGATAGTATCTCAGGGTAA
- a CDS encoding aspartyl-phosphate phosphatase Spo0E family protein has translation MNLDALNFTFLEICGRILKGFTMTMRKEGCCVESKRIYSRIEIVKSYLCSLILDDSDLLNPDVIFVSKELDKMLNKYYAIQANKM, from the coding sequence ATGAATTTGGATGCGTTGAATTTTACATTCCTTGAAATTTGTGGCAGAATATTAAAGGGTTTTACCATGACTATGAGGAAAGAAGGGTGTTGTGTGGAGTCTAAAAGGATATATTCGCGTATCGAGATTGTAAAAAGCTACTTATGCAGTTTGATTTTAGATGACAGCGATTTATTAAATCCCGATGTTATTTTTGTCAGCAAAGAGCTGGACAAGATGTTAAACAAGTATTATGCCATACAGGCAAATAAAATGTAA
- a CDS encoding ATP-binding protein, producing MINKEYNMFGTKNQRIIIEEIIKEMNFNEEDSFDLRLIMSEALTNAFVHGNKGDASKPVCLKFRYDGEIVIIEIKDCGDGMTENLIPEKIADERILSEKGRGFYLISCCSDKISFNDSTVIIEKKVRIY from the coding sequence ATGATAAACAAGGAATACAATATGTTTGGAACGAAAAATCAAAGAATTATCATTGAAGAGATTATCAAGGAAATGAATTTTAATGAAGAAGACAGCTTTGATTTAAGGCTTATTATGTCTGAAGCCCTCACAAATGCCTTTGTTCATGGAAACAAGGGAGATGCATCAAAGCCTGTCTGTCTTAAATTTCGTTATGACGGTGAAATTGTGATAATTGAAATAAAGGACTGCGGCGACGGTATGACAGAAAATTTAATACCCGAAAAAATCGCCGATGAAAGAATATTAAGTGAAAAAGGGAGGGGGTTTTATCTCATAAGCTGCTGTTCGGATAAAATAAGTTTTAACGACAGCACTGTGATTATAGAGAAGAAAGTCAGAATATACTAA
- a CDS encoding ABC transporter ATP-binding protein: MAMYDEEDFSKGFDLTLWKKLLKYAKPYKSWMILLAAILIGSGIVDAAFTMMSKYAIDKFIVPGNLEGMDKFMLYYGLLVILQAVNIGMLIAIAGKIEMGITYDIRKEGFKRLQELSFSYYDKTPVGWIMARMNSDTTRLGETIAWGLVDLAWGSAMMVAVMVSMLYMNWKLALITLSVVPVLAVLSIFFQQKILNLYRKVKKINSRITGAFNEGIMGAKTSKVLVREEKNLEEFKEITGQMFKASVKAAVLTSIYLPVVMALGSIGTAFVLWFGGDGLVAGTLTYGTLVAFVAYTVQFFEPIRELARIFAEFQSAQASGERVLSMIETQPDIVDKKEVIRTYGDVFFPKKENWEDIKGNIAFKNVSFSYKRGEKVLDNFNLEVKEGETIALVGETGSGKSTIVNLLCRFYEPTEGVILIDGVDYKERSLVWLQSNLGYVLQSPHLFSGTVKDNIRYGKLTATDEEIIRASKLVNAHNFIVRLSKGYDTEVGEGGNRLSTGEKQLISFARALIANPKIFVLDEATSSIDTETEKVIQHAVERVLKGRTSFIIAHRLSTIRSAGRILVIKKGKVIEQGNHKELMALKGYYYSLYTNQFKEEMGKGILDKIQVI, encoded by the coding sequence ATGGCTATGTATGATGAAGAGGATTTCAGCAAGGGATTTGATTTGACCCTGTGGAAAAAATTATTAAAATATGCAAAGCCCTACAAATCATGGATGATTTTACTTGCCGCCATATTAATAGGCAGCGGTATTGTCGATGCGGCTTTTACTATGATGTCAAAGTACGCTATAGATAAATTCATTGTGCCGGGGAATTTGGAAGGTATGGATAAGTTTATGCTCTATTATGGCCTTCTGGTTATTTTGCAAGCTGTAAATATAGGGATGCTCATTGCAATTGCCGGGAAAATCGAGATGGGCATAACCTATGACATAAGAAAAGAGGGCTTTAAACGCTTGCAGGAGCTGTCCTTTTCATATTATGACAAAACTCCTGTAGGATGGATTATGGCCAGGATGAACTCCGATACCACCAGGTTGGGTGAGACCATAGCCTGGGGGCTTGTGGATCTGGCCTGGGGAAGCGCCATGATGGTTGCGGTTATGGTTTCCATGCTCTACATGAACTGGAAGCTTGCATTGATTACCCTGTCTGTTGTCCCGGTGCTGGCGGTATTAAGCATATTTTTTCAGCAGAAGATTCTTAATTTATATAGAAAGGTAAAAAAGATAAATTCCAGAATAACAGGAGCTTTCAATGAAGGAATCATGGGGGCAAAAACCTCCAAGGTACTTGTAAGGGAAGAAAAGAACTTAGAGGAGTTTAAGGAAATTACGGGTCAAATGTTCAAAGCCTCTGTGAAGGCGGCTGTTCTTACCTCCATTTATCTTCCTGTAGTCATGGCTTTAGGAAGCATAGGAACGGCTTTTGTATTGTGGTTTGGAGGAGACGGCCTTGTAGCCGGCACATTAACCTACGGTACCCTGGTCGCCTTTGTCGCATATACGGTGCAGTTCTTTGAACCCATAAGAGAGCTTGCCAGGATTTTTGCGGAATTTCAGTCAGCCCAGGCCTCAGGAGAGAGGGTGCTGTCCATGATAGAAACCCAGCCGGATATTGTGGATAAAAAAGAAGTCATCCGCACTTACGGTGATGTGTTTTTTCCTAAGAAAGAAAACTGGGAAGATATAAAAGGAAATATAGCCTTTAAGAATGTATCCTTCTCCTATAAAAGGGGGGAGAAGGTACTGGATAACTTCAACCTGGAGGTTAAAGAAGGAGAAACCATAGCACTGGTCGGAGAAACAGGTTCGGGAAAAAGCACCATAGTAAATCTCTTATGCCGATTTTATGAGCCTACGGAAGGGGTTATTTTAATTGACGGCGTGGATTATAAGGAGCGGTCCTTAGTCTGGCTTCAGTCAAACTTGGGATATGTGCTCCAGTCCCCCCACCTTTTCAGCGGCACCGTAAAGGACAATATACGCTACGGAAAGCTTACTGCTACGGATGAGGAAATAATCAGAGCTTCAAAACTTGTCAATGCCCATAATTTTATTGTAAGGCTAAGCAAAGGCTATGATACGGAAGTGGGAGAAGGAGGAAACAGGCTGTCGACGGGAGAAAAGCAGCTTATATCCTTTGCCCGGGCCCTCATAGCCAATCCTAAAATATTCGTGCTGGATGAAGCTACATCCTCTATTGACACCGAAACTGAAAAGGTAATACAGCACGCGGTGGAGAGGGTGTTAAAAGGGCGGACCAGCTTTATAATAGCCCACAGGCTGTCAACCATCCGCTCTGCCGGAAGGATCCTGGTGATTAAAAAGGGAAAAGTAATAGAACAGGGAAACCATAAAGAGCTCATGGCGTTAAAGGGCTATTACTACAGCTTGTATACTAATCAATTCAAGGAAGAAATGGGAAAGGGTATTCTGGATAAAATTCAGGTTATATAA
- a CDS encoding zinc ribbon domain-containing protein, whose amino-acid sequence MSFLDNLTKKVGDAAKVAAKRSEGFMETTKLNMAISSDEGRIKAIYNQLGELTYNKFKAGEISDGELAALCLQIREIENNIAELKEKIEEIRLTKDHETAESSYTPPASAEEKKFCSSCGAEVSAGAKFCSSCGTSL is encoded by the coding sequence ATGTCTTTTCTTGATAACCTTACGAAAAAGGTAGGCGATGCTGCCAAGGTTGCCGCTAAAAGGTCCGAGGGCTTTATGGAAACTACAAAACTGAACATGGCGATCAGCTCTGACGAGGGCAGAATAAAGGCTATATACAATCAGCTGGGGGAATTAACCTACAACAAATTCAAGGCCGGTGAAATTTCAGATGGTGAGCTTGCGGCATTATGCCTTCAGATCAGGGAAATAGAAAATAACATAGCCGAATTGAAAGAAAAGATAGAAGAGATAAGGTTAACCAAAGACCATGAAACCGCTGAATCTTCCTATACGCCTCCTGCTTCAGCCGAAGAGAAGAAGTTTTGCTCCTCCTGCGGTGCGGAAGTATCCGCCGGAGCAAAATTCTGCTCTTCCTGTGGTACGAGTTTGTAA
- a CDS encoding uracil-xanthine permease family protein produces the protein MNEEKLTGYLPDENPPIWKLILFALQQILIMFPATVLVALLTGFHVSTTLFASGFATLCFMVVTKRQIPLFYGSSFSYISAIVAITGVKEFGQVASDSLIAEAQFGIMASGLVSIAAGFMVNKFGKERIDKILPPTITGSIAIVIGLSLAGTAMSGAAAHWPVALITLLATMFFSVFLKGTYGQLSILLGIILGYIVSIPFGLVDFGSIAAAAPITVPHFTLPKMSLASALAVMPIAIATIPESSAHLFQLDLYVNDLAVKTGSKKKYKIADKLGLNLIGDGIGDIVSALIGGPAGTNYGENLSTMAITRNFSSLVLIVAAVITMVISFSGTLSAVVNSIPGAVIGGITIYLFGVIGVQGLAIMISQQVDMFDTRNLAIISTILTIGLGGTFAFEGGLIPMFGLKLPAIATAAVFGIIINALLGINRNN, from the coding sequence ATGAACGAAGAAAAATTAACAGGCTATTTACCCGACGAAAATCCCCCTATATGGAAGCTCATACTCTTTGCACTGCAGCAGATACTTATTATGTTCCCGGCAACGGTTTTGGTTGCCCTACTTACAGGCTTCCATGTATCCACAACTTTATTTGCCAGCGGTTTTGCTACATTATGCTTTATGGTAGTTACTAAAAGGCAGATACCATTATTCTATGGCTCCAGTTTTTCATATATATCAGCCATAGTCGCCATAACCGGAGTTAAGGAATTCGGACAGGTTGCAAGCGACAGCCTCATAGCAGAAGCTCAGTTTGGTATCATGGCATCGGGTTTAGTATCAATTGCAGCAGGTTTTATGGTAAATAAATTCGGTAAAGAAAGAATTGATAAAATACTTCCTCCAACCATTACAGGAAGCATAGCAATCGTAATTGGTTTATCTCTGGCAGGAACTGCCATGAGCGGTGCGGCAGCACACTGGCCGGTGGCCCTTATTACACTTTTGGCAACGATGTTTTTCTCGGTGTTCCTAAAGGGAACCTACGGACAGTTATCAATATTACTTGGAATAATTTTAGGTTATATAGTCAGCATACCTTTCGGACTTGTGGATTTTGGAAGCATTGCAGCCGCTGCGCCGATTACAGTGCCCCATTTCACACTGCCTAAGATGAGCCTGGCTTCAGCATTGGCTGTTATGCCTATTGCCATAGCAACGATACCCGAATCATCGGCACATTTATTTCAGCTGGATTTATACGTAAATGACCTGGCAGTAAAAACAGGAAGCAAGAAGAAATATAAAATAGCCGACAAATTAGGATTAAACCTTATAGGTGACGGCATAGGCGATATAGTTTCAGCACTTATCGGCGGTCCTGCAGGAACAAACTACGGCGAGAATTTAAGCACCATGGCTATTACAAGAAATTTCTCAAGCTTGGTACTTATAGTGGCGGCTGTTATAACAATGGTTATATCATTTTCAGGCACATTATCCGCCGTGGTAAATTCAATACCCGGTGCGGTAATAGGGGGAATTACCATATATCTTTTCGGAGTTATAGGAGTACAGGGTTTGGCTATAATGATAAGCCAGCAGGTGGACATGTTTGATACAAGAAATCTCGCCATAATATCCACAATACTCACGATAGGCCTGGGCGGTACCTTTGCTTTTGAAGGCGGACTTATTCCCATGTTTGGATTAAAGCTGCCGGCAATCGCCACAGCAGCAGTATTCGGAATCATAATAAACGCCCTGTTGGGCATAAACAGGAATAATTAA
- a CDS encoding C39 family peptidase codes for MKKILYILIMLIIAEVYFITIHILARPVIYLEVKKPMTLADMPEEKKVLLDVPVISQLPELPRGCEVTSLTMLLNYAGVEVTKMELAEKIRKVPYLENGLYGHPNSGFVGNIYTMSQPGLGVYDKPIQELANKYIPYKIVNLTGEDFRWVLQYLDRGRPVWVINNTTFNVLAEDQFATWQTVKGKIKVTTKEHSVVITGYDNKNIYLNDPLTGEKNKAVDRESFIAAWEQMGKHAITYSR; via the coding sequence ATGAAGAAAATATTATATATATTAATAATGCTTATAATTGCAGAAGTCTATTTTATAACCATCCATATCCTTGCCAGACCGGTAATATATTTGGAGGTAAAGAAGCCTATGACCTTAGCCGATATGCCGGAGGAAAAGAAGGTTTTACTGGACGTGCCGGTAATATCCCAATTGCCTGAGCTTCCCAGAGGCTGTGAAGTCACATCCCTTACCATGCTGCTGAATTATGCGGGGGTTGAAGTGACGAAAATGGAGCTGGCTGAAAAAATAAGGAAGGTTCCATATTTGGAAAACGGCTTGTACGGCCATCCAAACTCAGGATTCGTGGGGAATATTTACACAATGAGCCAGCCGGGATTGGGGGTTTATGACAAGCCAATCCAGGAGCTTGCCAATAAATACATTCCATATAAAATAGTAAACTTAACAGGTGAGGACTTCAGATGGGTGCTCCAGTATTTAGACAGGGGAAGACCTGTTTGGGTCATAAACAACACAACCTTCAATGTACTTGCAGAAGACCAGTTTGCAACCTGGCAGACTGTAAAAGGAAAGATAAAAGTCACAACAAAAGAGCACAGTGTAGTCATAACAGGATATGATAACAAGAACATATATTTAAACGACCCCTTGACAGGGGAGAAGAATAAGGCAGTCGATCGGGAAAGCTTCATCGCAGCCTGGGAGCAGATGGGCAAACACGCTATAACCTACAGCAGATGA
- a CDS encoding manganese efflux pump MntP family protein, whose translation MNLITLVLTAFGLSIDAFAASVTNGIVIHNLKIKHAVKIALYFGFFQAVMPLIGWSVGINFSTYIVEIDHWVAFFVLGYIGIKMVAESFKKEEENEVPSKEENPINDKTLFMLAVATSIDALAVGISFSFLNVAILQSAIVIGVITFIISFAGVIFGKKCGILFKKRAKALGGIILALMGFKILMEHTGMLSFL comes from the coding sequence ATGAACCTGATAACCCTGGTGCTTACAGCCTTCGGGCTTTCAATAGATGCTTTTGCAGCTTCCGTAACCAACGGAATAGTAATTCACAACCTTAAAATAAAGCATGCGGTAAAAATAGCTCTTTACTTTGGCTTTTTTCAGGCAGTCATGCCCTTGATAGGCTGGTCGGTAGGTATAAATTTCAGTACATATATTGTTGAGATAGACCACTGGGTGGCATTTTTTGTACTTGGATACATAGGCATCAAAATGGTGGCGGAGAGTTTTAAAAAAGAAGAAGAAAATGAAGTGCCTTCAAAAGAAGAGAACCCTATAAACGATAAAACTTTGTTTATGCTTGCTGTTGCAACAAGCATAGACGCTCTTGCAGTAGGCATAAGCTTTTCCTTTCTCAATGTGGCAATTTTGCAGTCTGCCATAGTTATAGGGGTAATAACTTTTATAATATCCTTCGCCGGCGTAATCTTTGGAAAGAAATGCGGCATCCTGTTTAAAAAAAGGGCAAAAGCATTGGGAGGCATAATATTAGCCCTCATGGGATTTAAGATATTAATGGAGCATACAGGAATGCTTTCTTTTCTTTAA
- a CDS encoding STAS domain-containing protein, whose amino-acid sequence MIVSQGKDKEIVIMIPDYFSVEQASELRKEMSELFHKNIIMDFKNCSFIDSTGLGVIVAVYKRCMEAGGSLKLRSMNPNVYKIFKLTRLDKVFEIN is encoded by the coding sequence ATGATAGTATCTCAGGGTAAGGATAAGGAAATAGTTATAATGATTCCCGACTATTTTTCAGTTGAGCAGGCATCGGAATTAAGAAAAGAAATGAGCGAATTATTCCATAAGAACATAATAATGGATTTTAAAAACTGCAGCTTTATAGACAGCACAGGGCTAGGAGTAATCGTGGCCGTCTATAAAAGGTGCATGGAAGCAGGGGGAAGCCTTAAGCTTCGTTCCATGAACCCCAATGTATATAAAATATTCAAGCTTACCCGATTGGATAAAGTATTCGAAATTAATTAA